The Fusarium keratoplasticum isolate Fu6.1 chromosome 4, whole genome shotgun sequence genome contains the following window.
TGCCCTGAGCGTTGTCTTGTCCCTTGGCGAATGGATCAGGGCTGGGAGAAGGGAAAACACCATCATGACCAGGAGTGTTGGAAGCAGAGGGTGGCTTAGCAAAGTTGATGCGGATGGGTCCCGCACCTGGGAAGATCTCCTTGCTGTTCATGCTTGCCTTGGCTGAGATGGCACTCTCAACACGTTCAAAATTGACAAAGCCGCAGTTCTTGTGGGTAAGGACACGGGCAGACAGGATGGGACCGTGGGACTTGAACATTTCGATCAGAGTCGACGTAGTGGTTGAAGTGGGAATGCTACCCAGCCAGAGTGCGCTGGTAGGTCCTTCAAGGCCCTGCTCGTCAGCGCTGAGAAGGCCGGCATTGCGGCTGTTGGACCTGCCAAGGTTCATTCCAGCAACGGCCTGAGGGAGGTCCTCGTAATCCTTTTCGTCCTGCAGGCGAATCTCGGCGGGCGCAATGGCATTGGGGATGTTGGAACCACTCGACATGTAGGTCCTCATAAGTCGACTACCGGGAGTATCCAAAACACCAGCGGTGCGGGCACGAGGGCGGGTGGCCGAGGCCtggttggcaaaggcctgGACGGCaaggttgtggttgtggatTGCGGCGTTGGTAGCTGCCAGCTGATCCTGGAGGGCAGCCACATACTGGGGATCCAGAGGCATGTCGGCGTCATagtcgtcctcgtcatcggcatacttgtccttgttgttgaCCGAGTAGGATCGGAAACGGCTTGCTTGCTTTGTAAAGTCAAGGTTGGCCAGATATGGGGTCGCAAGCTGGGCGCGGGGAGGCTGCGGGGTCTCTGCGAGGCCGAGATAATCCAGGGTCCTCATGTGGACATCAGACTCCCCGCCGCCTTCCTTAGAGAACTGAGACTGAGCCGGGGAGCTGGGACCGTTGGAGCCCACACTGGCAATGCTGGCGAGGGTGGAAGCTCGCTCACGCCCAACACCCGCAGGGTTCCAGctgctgaagatggagggaCCGAACGGGGAGCTGGTACCGGGAATCGGGGCAAACTGGCTTCTCTGGGGCATGGATCCAGCTCGCAGACGGGAGAGGAGCGTGGAGCTGGAGTTGGCAGCCGTGTTCTCCTGGGGGTCTGGGTTGGGAGAGGGGGACTTGAAGGGGCTCTGAGTCGGCGTTGGCCTGCTGGTCTttgcagccaagccagcgACGCCCAACATGCCGTTGGCCACTCCGCCGGGAGAGAAGCGCGAAGGCACCGTGCCGGCACGAGCGCGCCTGGTCTGAGGCATCGAGTCTGGCGTGGGAAGCTGGGCGAAGTCGGGGAAGCCATCGGTTGGGGATTCGGGAATATTCTCGCGCAGCGGCGTGGAATTGCCGCTCGTGGGAGGACCACCCCAGAGGCTCCCCGGCATGCCCGGTACGCCCTCTTGAGCCTGAATCTCGCGAGCCCTGCGCGGTGAGACAATGTCCACGTCAGCAACTGTCACAAGCggaggacatgatggcaATCCGAGGAGATGAAGCAGCTTGGAGATTGGGACGGACAAACCTCTTGGAAAACAGACGGCTGGAACCAGACATCTCGTGCGACGGAGAACCAGCCCCGGATCGCGGATTGCTCGCCATCTTGCCAGAGGGATTGAGACCACCAGACAGGCCGAATGGAGAGCGAGAAGGCGGCAGAGGGTCGATGGGAGAGTTGTTGGCGGAGGGAGAGGTGGAACGGGGTTGACTGGCAGACTGGGAGGCGTAGCCAAGAGTCAAGTGTTCGGATCTAGAAGTTGACATTATCAATTATCTAGCCGACCTCATGAGACGGTGACACGAAGAGGTGTCGGGCCGGATAGTGGATTATTATTCGCAGCGGGGATCGGTTTGACCAGTGGATCAAATCGTGTAGTCGTATCTAGAGGCGAAAAGGACAGCCCTGGGAAGGAAGTCGTCTAGTGAACAGTACGGTATTGCAGCAGCTTCTTTCTTCTGACCCCGAGCGATGAACGAAGGGGTGGATGATGACGTGGAGCGCCGAGGATGATGCACCGTAGGTAGGCGACAGAAACGGGGGTGTTGGATTTAAGGAGCGCGATGCGAACGAGAAGAGATCCAGGAGCCGTCGGTATTACAAAGGATGCTTCGTACGAAGGagacgaggacaagatcgGAGCCGAGAGCAGTCGATGACCGAGAGTCGTTAGGTCTAATATGGATGTCGAGGGACAGGGCGATCCGGGAGGAGAGCCGATCGAGACGATGGACTTTTCTGTGGCCAGACAAGAGCGCTGGAACTTGTGAAGGACTGGACAGTGGCCGTCCAGCGTCGTCCGAGCCAGCGGCTTGGGGAGTGATGCAAAAAAGGAAGGGAATGGGGAAGGGGACTATATGAAGGGGGGATGGGGGGACAGGAAGAGAGAGTGTGTGAGAGGGGAGAGGGCACAAACAAAGGGTAGGATCAATATACAGGCCTCATGGAGAAGGACAAAAAAGGAAGATTTTTTGACGGggcctggagaagcagaCGAGGCGCGCGCGATATGGAGAACGGGGCAAAATggggggtggaggaggaggaggaggaggaggaggaggcgggaGTTAGCAGCACCTTGGGCGGGAAGGAGGGATGTgggagtgggaggaggaaggagaaggggagaGCCCGCGCCTTGCTTCCTTCCAGCCCAGACCCAACGGAGCACGGAAGCTGCCCTCAGAGGCTGCTACACTCAATACAGCACAGTACAGTAGCCAGGTACTGTACATCAACGCCTCCCGGGGGGGGCCGCTAACCAAAAAACGCGGACAGGACAGCGAACGGCCGTTAGTGGCCAGCTTTTGCCCTGGAGCGAACACACACTCTCTGTAGGTATCCTTGTGGGCAGTTTTGGGGATGGACGAGTTGCCCAGGTGGATAATTTTAGTGGGCGTCCAGCCCCCTAGGGCGACTGAGAACGTTTGCAACAGTCGAGCCCGGGCTGTGCGAGTTCCCCTCAGGGCTGTGTACCTTACCTACGCGTCCAGTTGCGGTATGGAAACTTGGTGAAGCCCGCACACAAGGCATCCTACGGCACGAGCAAAGCGAGGCAACACGCAACCTGCTTGTCCTGGCCACGCCGAGCATGAAACGGCGCCCGCCGCGTGGGAATTTTAcctgtctttttttttttttttctctccctcctgCATGCAGTGTCAAGCTTTTATTTTTTTTGTGCGGTAAACTCTCGCTAGGTAACCAAACCGAGCCGTTCCGTCGCCAGGACGATTCGAGTTAGTTTGAGGTACTGTACCTCTGCGGTGCAGTCCCCGTGTTAGGGTACAGATGGATGCAGATATAGACTTGCAGTGCCGTTTCTGCTTTGGCTGACAGTTGATTTGTCTGTTTGGTATATGCACTGTACTGTGCTGCCGTTAGGGGGGGAGCGTGTACTTTCAGGTTTCATCGTGGAGCAACACGAGTTGGTTCTTCCTGGATACGAGCCGAGCCATTGGGCGTTCGTTTTGCAGCTTGACTTCCTCTGACAGTCTTCCCCAGACTATTCATCTAATAATGTACCAACTTGCTTTGCTTGCCCAGCCATCGATACCCAAGACCCTGCTGGTAATCAAGTTGCAGGAGGTGACGACTTGACCTGGACAGTTTCGAGTCCTAATCCCCGTCTCGACTCCGTGTGTAAGCCTCTCTGCCCCACACGGTCCGTCCGTGACGTGAGTCGGCACGCGCCGAAGACGTTGCAATTCTGCGCGCCAGCAGCTCAGCCTGGAATCAATTTTATGCCTGTAGCTGGGCTGAATCATTCGCAAGTTTATGCTCTACAATCGCACCGGTCAATCGAGTCATTGGAGTGACAGACGAGGGTTCCTTGTCCCGCCTTGCATGTACACTAGACGCCCGAGGTCACCTTGATCAAGCTGCCTATTGCCTGGCATATAAGACGGCAGTACGCACGTCTATCAAAAAGCCAAGGCTAAATCCTGCTGATATCGGCTGCTCGGGATTCGGTTAATCAACTGTCTGAATCCTCACCCGTAGCCTGATCTTGAAAGCCCACGTTGCTGACCTTGACAGCCCAACTTAACACAACACAATACGCCTCACTTTCAACCCAGCAACAGCCTCCATTCTCTGTCTGGCTTCACTTCAGGTACTTCAGCTTTATTGATGACAGACACCCTTTCTCATTTCATCTCCTCTCAtctcccctcttcctcgtcgctccCATATCCTCTCTCACTTTCACACTCTGACTCCCGAGAAGCCGCCCCTATTGGCCAACTTGATGACACCTCTCCCCATCTCACGAACCCCTTGCTCGGCCACGCCCAATCACGGCCCCGCACAGCCTCGTCGGAGGATCTGCTAGCCTCCATGCTGAAACAAGCCCTACCATTTACCCCCTACCCGTACATATGCAAGCAAGTTGTCCTTACAGAGCGCGAGCGAGAGCCCAAGAGCTGGCAGGGCATGGTGGTGTAAGTCAGGGGCTACACGCCGAAACGTACGCACACGCACTCACCACATCCCCTCCTCTCTTATTCGGCATCCATACAGCGTAACCTATGTACTGTACCGACATATCACGAGCTGACCCCGGCCACGCCTCGGCTTTGGTTCTTGGCCCTGTTTCATATTCCCATCCAGCGGCCCCCAAACAGAGCAGCCCATAAAGGTAACTCGTCGTCTTTGTCCCGGGCGGCCCGTGACCCGCGTCCACTTCATGCCGAATCGCTGAGATGGCCATCGAGAGCCTCTCCTCGAGGATTCGATACATTGCCTATGCTTGGCTGTCTTGCCTGAGGCCGTGGCCCTTTCTTTGCCCTGTTACATGACGCGCCTTTGTCCTCTCAACTTGAGCATGCAATTGGTTACCATGGGTGTATGCCAATCCAGCCTCCGTATTCGAAGCGCTGCGTAactactacgtagtagaGAACCACTTATTTCCTGTCACGATGCTTCTCAAACCGATCGAGCTGAAACAGATCAACAACTTCAAGGCAGTTCAGTAGAATCCATGCAAACATCTCAGTTCTTTATTTCCTCTATATTGTCTTTCATTACTGGCTTCAGAATGATTCTCTTGCGCGTGACAGTTCCCGCTTGCACTCGAAATCTTGCTTTGCTTTCATGTGGCAGACCGTCTCCATCTGCCCAACCCCTTCAAAAGCTTCGAGGGCCCCCTATATGTGACCCGACTCCTAGTACTCTGGGTATTCGTCCTAGCTTTCATCGCatttcatcatcatcgataGTACGTGGTTCGGCACCTTGAGCAAGGCAGCTAGGTActgtaggtaggtagaggGATGTCTACACTTGGGACATCCTCCTGCCCAGAAGGAGGTGCTAAAGAACTTTCGCCCGTAACGCCAAAAAAAAACAATCATCTGGGGGGAATATATGTGTCACCTTGCTTCCAAACCACATTCAAAATGCCGTGTCGCAAAAAGAGCCTGTTCTCTTCAATATCGTCAAACCCTCGCTTGCTCCTCGTCCCTTACTTGGCGTGCTTCTTGAACGCCAACAAGTCCGCTAGGCTGGCTAGGGGGCAGCCGTGTCGCAAAAAGTCGTGGGCCAGCAGCTCATCCGCCGAGGCGCGGCTCTTGACATCCACACACAGGCAGACAGACAAGAAtgccttgagctccttgctcagcttctcgggcttcttgagcCGGGGAGTTCCGTTGGTAGCGATGAGATACAGCGCCTTGAGGGGCTCCTCGTTGAGGTAAGGCGGCTCCGACTCGATCATTTCAATCGCCATAATACCAAGAGACCAGATGTCCACCTTGGGACCATACTCCTTTTGTTTGACAACCTCTGGGGCCATCCAGTAAGGAGTTCCCACCATAGTGGCTCGCTTCGACTTCGTCTCTGTGAGCTTGGCGCAGAAGCCAAAATCAGCTAGGGGCGTGTGTTAGCGGTAGCTACATGAGATGACGCCCATCTTTGTTTAATAACTTACTAATCTTGACATTTCCGCGCGCGTCCAACAGAACGTTGTCACTCTTGATATCACGGTGGATAATGTTTTGCGAGTGCAGGTGCTGCAATCCGCGGCAAGTCTAAGGCGTCTGTCAGAATTGtggctcaaggccaagaatgcCAATGAACTTACTTCGTGGCAGATAGTCGAGATCTGCTCTTCAGAGATCGACGGGTTGTTGTCGATCACATCAGTCAAGGCACCACCCTCCATGTACTCCATAACAACCCAGAGCTCCGAGTTGTTGTTGCGCAGGAAGGCATCCAGGAAGTTGACAATGTTTCGGTGACGGCTGTCCTTCATAACCATGATCTCGTTCACAATAAGCTCCTTGCGTGGTTGATGAGCGAGATCCATTTGCTTAATGGCAACCTGGGCCCGGGGTCCCTGCGCGCGCAGCATGTCACGGGCAATACCCACGGCGGtttccttgatcttggccacATAGACCGAGCCGGAAGCACCCTGTCCGATCTTCTTTTGCTTAGAATAGGAAATGTTAGGGTCATCCTTGGAGACGGcttccttgagcttggccatgacCTCGCTCTCCGACATGGTCGACATGCGAACATCCTGCTTGCGTtccgagggcgagggcttGGCCGTAAGCGCtgcctcggcggccttgacgccatcaggttgttgttgttgctgactAGGCTTAGGCGCGACATTGAGAGGCTTAACAGGGGCAGGCAGTCGcgagggctgctgctgctgttgctgccgGGGTTGCGATGCTTGGTTGCCATTGGCGTAGCGGGGAGCATTTGCGTGGCCTGTAGCACCGTCGTTGCGAGGAACTCGCTGCGCTTGGGTGGGATCGCGAAGAGCGCTGGAGCTGTTCTGCGAAGCCAAAGGCGGCCGCGAGGAACCAGTCGGGGCAGGAGGGGCAGGCCGCTGGGCTCTGAGGTTGCTTTGTTGAGTGGGCGCCTTTGGTGCCGAAGGGGCGGCTCGTGATGGGTTGTAACGGTCGGGCTGGGGAGAAGGCGATCCGCCGTATCCGCCAATCTCCTGCTGGGCCAGAGGGACCTTGGTTTTGGGGAGAGAAGCATTGTACGCTTCCAGTTCGCGGCGGttctgctcctccatctcacgCTCGCGTTGTCTCTGAGCTTCCAACTGCTTCTTACGTTGTTCCTCCCTCAAGGCTTCCTGGGACACGTAGTTAGGGGCCATGGCCTGCATCtgctggcgctgctgctgctgctccgaCGGCGAAGGGCGCTCGTCAGGTCGAGCAGGACGCTCGGGGCGCTCAGGACGTCGAGGAGGGGTCGAGGCagactgaggaggagtgTAGCCGGGGCGTTGAGAGGCAGGAGGCGGCGCGGGGCGAGGAGGGGCGACTGAAGCACCGCTGCCATATCCAAGTTGCTTGTTCCCTTGGCTTTGCGCAGGAGGAGTAGGGGTCAGACTGGAATACTGGTTAGGGTTCTCAGCCCGCTTGGCCAGATCGGTATAGAAGTCAAGGACTTCAAAGACAGCCTGGGGGTTACGCTCGTAATCCTCCTTCGTGATGGCAGACGAATTGAGGAGCTTCGACCACTCAGGGGGAAGTCCGACAAACTCGCCAGTCTTGGGATCGAAACCAACATGCACGGCATGGGAGAAATTGGTCGGGTTGCTAACGCCGCCCATTCCAGGGCAGGCGCCGTAGATGAAATCAATCCACTCGTAGAGGTCATCGTCGCTCTTCACCTTGATCTGAAGAGTCTTGGTCTgtccatcgtcatcaccagGGCTGTTGGACGAGCCGTCGGGCTTCCGCTTGATCTCAAAGATGGTACCGGCCGCCTCAACTCGTCCGACATTGACAACGTCCCTTAGGAATAGCGTGTACGAGACCTTGCCACCTTCTGTCTTGTGGAAATCGAGCGACTCCTTACGGAGGATCAGATATTTTTGCTTCCAAGGCTGGATGAAgttcttgctctccttgacgGAGGCCCATCCCTCCTTCTTAATTGCAACCCCTCCTAGACCATCAGTGTTGTTGGACTGCTGGCGAGCGATCGGGAGCGAGATGGTGGAACCGGTATATGTGGAGGTTGCGGTGCTGCGAATGGGAGAAATAGCCATGTTGGCCATGCTTCCTGGGAGATTGGCATTGGGCGTTAGATTCAACCTCGGACGGTCGgcaggaggtcgaggagctgggccCGGGTTCATGAACTGCCCTGACGTGTACATACTGTGGATGGTCAGTTATCGATCGTCAATGCGATTCCGTCTCTCGCTTCATCGCTTCTGCTGACACCCGCTCGGACACGGCTTGCTTCCCAGTTTGAACCCCTGAAAAAAAGGCATGGCAGCCATTCACCCAAAGTGGCAAGACCTGGCGACCGCGAGTCTTTCGTGGCTTCCATGGTCCCTCAAGATTTGAAACTAGGATTGCCTGGATGCATCAAGAGGCGCGGCCCCTCACCCCGCCTCGGCACCGTGATACGCGCTGCctcatccaagcccgagggGTTACAGTGTTGCAAACGTACCTGTTTTGAGCCATCTTGGATTATCTGAGCTGCAAATTGCACAACAAATCTGGCAAGGAAAAGATGAAATCGGGGCTGGCTGTCGATAATGCGCGAGCACTCGAACGCCGAGCTCTACGTCTTGCTGGTTCTTCGGCTGTAGTGGCGGTGGACGGTTCTAAGAGGTGGTCGACCGGCCCAGGAGTACTGAAACGGGCTCTGAGCGGTCGGGAGTACACTCAGTGGAAAGATGACCGTGCCAAGATTAGTAAAACGATTCGCTCTCGGGCGCAACGAGGAAGGCTTCTCAGCGACGGAATATAGCGATCATGTAGTCGCGAGTCCGTTCGGAGCGGCGGTCAGAATCAGGATCGCTCGTGGGTGACGAGCACGGGGGGAGACTTGGGGTGGAGGTGAGAGGCGCTGGTCCCAACGGCGGACTGGAGACGGGAGGGCGGCAAGCTGCGCAGTTGT
Protein-coding sequences here:
- a CDS encoding Non-specific serine/threonine protein kinase, producing MAQNSMYTSGQFMNPGPAPRPPADRPRLNLTPNANLPGSMANMAISPIRSTATSTYTGSTISLPIARQQSNNTDGLGGVAIKKEGWASVKESKNFIQPWKQKYLILRKESLDFHKTEGGKVSYTLFLRDVVNVGRVEAAGTIFEIKRKPDGSSNSPGDDDGQTKTLQIKVKSDDDLYEWIDFIYGACPGMGGVSNPTNFSHAVHVGFDPKTGEFVGLPPEWSKLLNSSAITKEDYERNPQAVFEVLDFYTDLAKRAENPNQYSSLTPTPPAQSQGNKQLGYGSGASVAPPRPAPPPASQRPGYTPPQSASTPPRRPERPERPARPDERPSPSEQQQQRQQMQAMAPNYVSQEALREEQRKKQLEAQRQREREMEEQNRRELEAYNASLPKTKVPLAQQEIGGYGGSPSPQPDRYNPSRAAPSAPKAPTQQSNLRAQRPAPPAPTGSSRPPLASQNSSSALRDPTQAQRVPRNDGATGHANAPRYANGNQASQPRQQQQQQPSRLPAPVKPLNVAPKPSQQQQQPDGVKAAEAALTAKPSPSERKQDVRMSTMSESEVMAKLKEAVSKDDPNISYSKQKKIGQGASGSVYVAKIKETAVGIARDMLRAQGPRAQVAIKQMDLAHQPRKELIVNEIMVMKDSRHRNIVNFLDAFLRNNNSELWVVMEYMEGGALTDVIDNNPSISEEQISTICHETCRGLQHLHSQNIIHRDIKSDNVLLDARGNVKITDFGFCAKLTETKSKRATMVGTPYWMAPEVVKQKEYGPKVDIWSLGIMAIEMIESEPPYLNEEPLKALYLIATNGTPRLKKPEKLSKELKAFLSVCLCVDVKSRASADELLAHDFLRHGCPLASLADLLAFKKHAK